The DNA segment TCACTGGCAGCGTCGATATCGAGCGTGTGGAAGCGGCGATACAGTTGCAGCAGGATCGCCAGGCCAATACTGGCCTCGGCGGCTGCCAGGCTGATCACCAGGATGAACATGATCTGTCCATCCGGTTGGCCCCAACGGGCGCCTGCAACGATGAAGGCCAGGGCAGAGGCGTTCATCATCACTTCCAGACTCATCAACACGAACAAAATGTTGCGGCGGACCATCAGGCCGACCAGACCAAGGCAGAACAGGATGCCGGCGACGGCTAAACCATGTTCGAGAGGGATAGCAGGCATGTCTTACTCCTTCGCCTCGTTACGGCCCAAATGGAACGCCGTGACGGCTGCGGCGAGCAGCAGCATCGAGGCGAGTTCGACCACCAGCAGATACGGACCGAACAGGCTGACGCCCACGGCTTTTGCATCGACGGTGGTGTGGCCGATGGCCTGACCGCTCTGGTGAGCGAACAGCACATACAGCAGTTCGGCCAGCAGCAGGGCGGCGAGAATCACCGGCCCGGCCCAGATACCGGGCTTAAGCCAGGTGCGTTCCTGCTGAACCGAGGCAGGACCCAGGTTCAGCATCATCACCACAAACACGAACAGCACCATGATGGCGCCGGCGTAGGCGATCACTTCCAGCACGCCGGCGAACGGTGCGCCGAGTGCGAAGAAGGTCATGGCCACGGCGATCAACGAGATGATCAGGTAGAGCAGGGCGTGCACAGGGTTGGTGTTGGTGACCACACGAAGCGTGGACACCACCGCGATACCCGATGCGAAATAGAAAGCGAATTCCATCGTTCTTCCTTAAGGCAGCAAGCTCTTCACGTTGATCGGTTCGGCTTCGTTCTGCGCAGAGCCTTTCGGCTTGCCAGCGATTGCCATACCTGCAACACGATAGAAGTTGTAATCAGGGTTTTTGCCGGGGCCGGAGATCAGCAGATCTTCTTTCTCGTACACCAGGTCCTGACGTTTGAACTCGGCCATCTCGAAATCCGGGGTCAGCTGGATTGCGGTGGTCGGACAGGCTTCCTCGCAGAGACCGCAGAAAATGCAGCGCGAGAAGTTGATACGGAAGAAGTCCGGGTACCAGCGACCGTCTTCGGTTTCAGCTTTCTGCAGCGAGATGCAACCTACCGGGCACGCCACGGCGCACAGGTTGCAGGCTACGCAACGTTCTTCGCCATCGGGGTCACGGGTCAGGACGATGCGACCACGGTAGCGTGGCGGCAGGTAGACCGGCTCTTCCGGGTATTGCAGGGTGTCGCGCTTGCGGAAGCCATGGCCGAAGACCATGACCAGGCTGCGCAACTGGGTACCGGTACCCTTAACGATGTCGCCAATATATTTGAACATGGGTCAAATCCTCACTGAACCGCAACCGCAGGTGTGTTCCACAACACAACCGCAGCGGTTATCAGCAAATTGATCAGGGTCAGTGGCAGGCAGAATTTCCAGCTGAAATCCATCACCTGGTCATAACGCGGACGCGGGATGGAAGCGCGCAGCAGGATGAACAGCATGATGAAGAACGCGGTCTTCAGTGCGAACCAGACGAAGGACAGTTGCGGCAGGATGCCGAACGGACCGTGCCAGCCACCGAAGAACAGGGTGACCAGCAGCGCCGAGATCAGGATGATGCCGATGTATTCACCGACGAAGAACATGCCCCATTTCATACCGGCGTATTCAATGTGGTAACCGTCGGCCAGTTCCTGTTCCGCTTCCGGCTGGTCGAACGGGTGACGGTGAGTCACGGCGACGCCAGCGATGAAGAAGGTACAGAAGCCGAAGAACTGCGGAATGATGAACCACAGGTTCTGC comes from the Pseudomonas sp. RSB 5.4 genome and includes:
- the nuoJ gene encoding NADH-quinone oxidoreductase subunit J — its product is MEFAFYFASGIAVVSTLRVVTNTNPVHALLYLIISLIAVAMTFFALGAPFAGVLEVIAYAGAIMVLFVFVVMMLNLGPASVQQERTWLKPGIWAGPVILAALLLAELLYVLFAHQSGQAIGHTTVDAKAVGVSLFGPYLLVVELASMLLLAAAVTAFHLGRNEAKE
- the nuoI gene encoding NADH-quinone oxidoreductase subunit NuoI, translating into MFKYIGDIVKGTGTQLRSLVMVFGHGFRKRDTLQYPEEPVYLPPRYRGRIVLTRDPDGEERCVACNLCAVACPVGCISLQKAETEDGRWYPDFFRINFSRCIFCGLCEEACPTTAIQLTPDFEMAEFKRQDLVYEKEDLLISGPGKNPDYNFYRVAGMAIAGKPKGSAQNEAEPINVKSLLP
- the nuoK gene encoding NADH-quinone oxidoreductase subunit NuoK; this translates as MPAIPLEHGLAVAGILFCLGLVGLMVRRNILFVLMSLEVMMNASALAFIVAGARWGQPDGQIMFILVISLAAAEASIGLAILLQLYRRFHTLDIDAASEMRG